One part of the Alistipes onderdonkii genome encodes these proteins:
- a CDS encoding RagB/SusD family nutrient uptake outer membrane protein codes for MKKHILALAGLLAGAMMATSCSQARLDEVEHLGVTEVDKTYAEANDMTAQQLIANVYVTAKYLMMGDWGVHYIATTSAKTAECWPGGSGPNDGTEYHRMSAMIDDSENNAYKEMYTRFYKIMYKCNMIVDKLNDGSAERKRVIAEAKAWRAWAMMRLTQLWGSAPLVDHVLDGINYSFYPGNSNPEDNWKWIMTQFDEAAAVLPSKSGLGGQKAIGGRWTAEACYAYKGQGYMWQNDYANAKVELAKVINSGKYELWDKTATMGPSSYGTNMQLAKSQNENWSDGSEEYEYLTLYRAEADFCDEFLLELDIDGDMTTITSTEPYWFRAYMNWRKDEVNLPGNTTTASDGWGFINPTRTFGYAFAKHDGNSVRRRAAIATYSEVYHDFPYLNKDVRGVMSSMLFENEGYFRMKYYDYVDDVVPERFASGQTNGNRTNFPLMRYADVLLLYAEAVCMSGEGTANISGLEALNKVRRRAGLTDAPALDMDNAEYGIKAERRFELWLEDCSRYVDLIRWGDYKKFITDTSIDGVSEHWGNECAWLVGLKDATKRTTDPTDWSNYEVRYDPLSTRGTWSDRFYLWPFPYAETTQNPNLVQNTGW; via the coding sequence ATGAAAAAGCATATTTTGGCATTAGCCGGTCTGCTTGCCGGAGCGATGATGGCGACTTCGTGCTCCCAGGCGCGTCTCGACGAAGTGGAGCACCTCGGGGTCACCGAGGTGGACAAGACCTATGCGGAGGCGAACGATATGACGGCCCAACAGCTGATCGCGAACGTATACGTCACGGCCAAGTACCTGATGATGGGCGACTGGGGCGTACACTACATTGCAACCACCTCGGCCAAAACGGCCGAGTGCTGGCCGGGCGGTTCGGGCCCGAACGACGGTACCGAATACCACCGTATGTCGGCCATGATCGACGATTCGGAGAACAACGCCTACAAGGAGATGTATACCCGTTTCTACAAGATCATGTACAAATGCAACATGATCGTGGACAAACTCAACGACGGTTCCGCCGAGCGCAAGCGCGTGATCGCCGAGGCCAAGGCCTGGCGTGCATGGGCGATGATGCGCCTGACGCAGCTGTGGGGCTCGGCCCCGCTCGTGGATCACGTGCTGGACGGTATCAACTATTCGTTCTATCCCGGCAACTCGAACCCCGAGGACAACTGGAAATGGATCATGACGCAGTTCGACGAGGCTGCTGCCGTGCTTCCCTCGAAGAGCGGACTGGGCGGCCAGAAAGCCATCGGCGGCCGCTGGACGGCCGAAGCCTGCTACGCTTACAAGGGCCAGGGGTACATGTGGCAGAACGATTATGCCAACGCCAAGGTCGAACTGGCCAAGGTGATCAACTCGGGCAAATACGAACTCTGGGATAAGACCGCGACCATGGGCCCGTCGAGCTACGGCACGAACATGCAGCTGGCCAAGAGCCAGAACGAAAACTGGAGCGACGGCAGCGAGGAGTACGAATACCTGACGCTCTACCGTGCCGAGGCCGATTTCTGCGACGAGTTCCTGCTCGAGCTGGACATCGACGGCGACATGACGACGATCACGAGCACCGAGCCTTACTGGTTCCGCGCCTACATGAACTGGCGTAAGGACGAGGTCAACCTGCCGGGCAACACGACGACCGCCTCCGACGGCTGGGGCTTTATCAACCCGACCCGCACGTTCGGTTATGCATTTGCCAAGCACGACGGCAACAGCGTGCGCCGCCGTGCGGCCATCGCCACTTACAGCGAGGTGTACCACGACTTCCCCTACCTGAACAAGGACGTGCGCGGCGTCATGTCGAGCATGTTGTTCGAGAACGAGGGCTATTTCCGCATGAAATACTACGACTATGTGGACGACGTGGTTCCCGAGCGTTTCGCAAGCGGCCAGACCAACGGCAACCGGACGAACTTCCCGCTGATGCGCTATGCCGACGTGCTGCTGCTCTATGCCGAGGCTGTCTGCATGTCGGGCGAGGGTACGGCCAATATCTCGGGCCTGGAGGCGCTGAACAAGGTGCGCCGCCGTGCGGGCCTGACCGACGCCCCCGCGCTGGATATGGATAACGCCGAGTACGGCATCAAGGCCGAGCGCCGCTTCGAGCTGTGGCTGGAGGATTGCAGCCGCTATGTCGACCTGATCCGCTGGGGCGATTACAAGAAATTCATCACCGACACTTCGATCGACGGCGTGAGCGAGCATTGGGGTAACGAATGCGCATGGCTCGTCGGGCTCAAGGACGCGACCAAGCGTACGACCGATCCTACCGATTGGAGCAACTACGAAGTGCGCTACGACCCGCTGTCGACGCGCGGCACCTGGAGCGACCGCTTCTACCTGTGGCCGTTCCCCTATGCCGAAACGACGCAGAACCCGAACCTCGTCCAGAATACCGGTTGGTAA
- a CDS encoding sialate O-acetylesterase: MNLKRTLFLLAAVLPLQLSAKVTLPAIFTDNMVLQQQSDVKIWGRAKPGKAVKVTTSWDGKTYAATASASGGWEVRVSTPVAGGPYTVTVSDGKPVELKNVLIGEVWLCSGQSNMEMRVADRVLNYEQEMKEADAYGNIRLLHIDNTTSPVPLDEASVRHGGWQVCSGENIADFSATGYFFGKELYKNLGIPIGLIESCWGGTYAESWTSAEALSEMPYFRPRVEKVKQIPESREARNKMFHDDMDEWRLRMMQADKAFEDGRAVWAESSFDDSSWGEIAVPGFVQDQGLDGFSGFMWVRRDVEIPAGWAGKELTLTLAAIDDNDFTYFNGVEVGHTEGCMAFRSYKIPASLVKAGKATVAVRVMDTGGKGGIFGDANSIALAKSDSEKLPLAGQWKYKVSMGLGDAPDMPVNTATEPNYPTFLFNAMIHPLVDYAIRGAIWYQGEANVARAAQYRDLLPLMIHDWRQHWGYAFPFYIVQLPNYMKAQEGPEESEWAELREAQKHALRLENTGLAVCIDVGDGDDLHPKNKPAVGRRLSLVARALTYGEQIPYSGPVYEGYRIEGNTIRIDFSHTDKGLKTSDGGPVRGFYIAGPDHKFHAAKAVIEGNTVVVSSDGVRFPVGVRYAWANNPVCNLSNGAGLPAGPFRTDDWTDGAKRY, translated from the coding sequence ATGAATCTCAAACGAACCCTTTTCCTGCTGGCGGCCGTGCTGCCCCTGCAGCTCTCCGCCAAGGTCACGCTCCCGGCGATCTTCACCGACAACATGGTGTTGCAGCAACAGAGCGATGTGAAAATCTGGGGCAGGGCCAAACCCGGCAAGGCCGTGAAAGTCACCACCTCGTGGGACGGCAAGACCTACGCGGCGACGGCCTCCGCATCGGGCGGCTGGGAGGTGCGCGTGTCGACCCCCGTGGCCGGCGGCCCCTATACCGTCACGGTTTCGGACGGCAAACCCGTCGAACTGAAAAACGTATTGATCGGCGAGGTCTGGCTCTGTTCGGGGCAGTCCAACATGGAGATGCGCGTTGCCGACCGGGTGCTGAACTACGAACAGGAGATGAAGGAGGCCGATGCCTACGGGAATATCCGCCTGCTGCATATCGACAACACCACCAGCCCGGTGCCGCTCGACGAGGCTTCGGTTCGCCACGGCGGCTGGCAGGTGTGCTCGGGCGAAAACATCGCCGACTTTTCGGCGACGGGTTACTTCTTCGGCAAGGAGCTCTATAAAAACCTGGGCATACCCATCGGATTGATCGAGTCGTGCTGGGGCGGGACGTACGCCGAGTCGTGGACGAGCGCCGAAGCGCTGTCCGAGATGCCCTATTTCCGTCCCCGTGTCGAGAAGGTGAAGCAGATCCCCGAATCCCGGGAAGCGCGTAACAAGATGTTCCACGACGACATGGACGAGTGGCGCCTCCGGATGATGCAGGCCGACAAGGCGTTCGAGGACGGCCGCGCGGTGTGGGCCGAGAGTTCGTTCGACGATTCGTCGTGGGGCGAGATCGCGGTTCCGGGGTTCGTGCAGGATCAGGGCCTCGACGGGTTCAGCGGCTTTATGTGGGTGCGCAGGGACGTCGAGATCCCGGCCGGCTGGGCCGGTAAGGAGCTGACGCTCACGCTTGCGGCTATAGACGACAACGATTTCACCTATTTCAACGGCGTCGAAGTGGGGCATACCGAGGGCTGCATGGCTTTCCGGAGCTATAAGATTCCCGCGTCGCTGGTCAAGGCCGGCAAGGCGACCGTAGCCGTGCGTGTGATGGATACGGGCGGCAAGGGCGGCATCTTCGGCGATGCGAACAGCATCGCCCTCGCCAAATCGGACTCGGAGAAACTCCCGCTGGCCGGGCAATGGAAATACAAGGTCTCGATGGGCCTGGGCGACGCCCCCGACATGCCGGTCAACACCGCCACCGAACCCAACTACCCGACGTTCCTCTTCAATGCGATGATCCACCCGCTCGTGGACTATGCCATCCGCGGCGCCATCTGGTACCAGGGCGAGGCCAACGTGGCGCGCGCGGCGCAGTACCGCGACCTGCTGCCGCTGATGATCCATGACTGGCGGCAGCACTGGGGGTATGCCTTCCCCTTCTATATCGTGCAGCTTCCCAACTACATGAAGGCACAGGAAGGCCCCGAGGAGTCGGAGTGGGCCGAGTTGCGCGAGGCGCAGAAACACGCGCTCCGCCTCGAGAACACGGGGCTGGCCGTGTGCATCGACGTCGGTGACGGCGACGACCTCCATCCGAAAAACAAACCGGCGGTCGGCCGGCGCCTCTCGCTCGTGGCACGGGCATTGACCTATGGTGAGCAGATTCCCTATTCGGGGCCCGTATACGAGGGTTACCGCATCGAGGGGAACACGATCCGCATCGACTTTTCGCACACGGACAAGGGGCTCAAGACCTCCGACGGCGGCCCCGTCAGGGGGTTCTATATCGCCGGCCCCGACCATAAGTTCCATGCCGCCAAGGCCGTCATCGAAGGCAATACGGTCGTCGTCTCTTCGGACGGGGTGCGTTTCCCTGTCGGGGTGCGCTATGCCTGGGCCAACAACCCGGTCTGCAACCTCAGCAACGGCGCCGGGCTTCCGGCCGGGCCGTTCCGCACCGACGACTGGACGGACGGCGCGAAACGCTATTAA
- a CDS encoding GDSL-type esterase/lipase family protein produces MKKLILLCALCLFGAGVVFGQAYSDLLYRDWAGLRAYAQVNKTLGDVRPDVVFMGNSITEGWFNQHPEFFQKNNFLGRGIGGQTSSEMLVRFRQDVIELHPQCVAIMAGTNDIAMNNGYIALENTYQNIVSMCELARFNGIKVLLCSVTPCVRYNWRPQVEPGKIIPKLNAMLRKYADSAEGVEYVDYFSAMADKDNAMLPEYSPEGCHPNGEGYKVMEKIIVPAINKVNGTDKNYFVY; encoded by the coding sequence ATGAAAAAACTGATCTTGTTATGTGCGCTTTGCCTGTTTGGGGCGGGCGTTGTTTTCGGCCAGGCCTATTCCGACCTCCTCTACCGGGACTGGGCGGGGCTCAGGGCCTATGCCCAGGTGAACAAAACGCTGGGCGACGTGCGCCCCGACGTGGTTTTCATGGGCAACTCCATCACCGAGGGGTGGTTCAACCAGCACCCGGAGTTCTTCCAGAAAAACAACTTCCTGGGACGCGGCATCGGCGGGCAGACCTCGTCGGAAATGCTGGTGCGCTTCCGCCAGGACGTGATCGAATTGCACCCGCAGTGCGTGGCGATCATGGCCGGGACGAACGACATTGCGATGAATAACGGATACATCGCCCTGGAAAATACCTACCAGAACATCGTTTCGATGTGCGAGCTGGCGCGCTTCAACGGGATAAAGGTGCTGCTGTGCTCCGTCACGCCGTGCGTGCGCTACAACTGGCGGCCGCAGGTGGAGCCCGGGAAGATCATCCCTAAGCTCAACGCGATGCTCAGGAAGTATGCGGACTCGGCCGAGGGCGTGGAGTATGTCGACTATTTCTCGGCGATGGCCGACAAGGACAACGCCATGCTCCCGGAATATTCGCCCGAGGGATGCCATCCCAACGGCGAGGGCTATAAGGTCATGGAGAAGATCATCGTGCCGGCCATCAACAAGGTGAACGGTACCGACAAAAACTATTTCGTCTACTAA
- a CDS encoding two-component regulator propeller domain-containing protein, translating into MSKKLIFLLLAAVWVAMPSAVASLKYDTLTSADGLSNSSVNCIYQDSTLMMWFGTWDGLNAYNGYGFRTYKFAPDNANTISNNVIRNIVEEAKGILWVATDYGINRIDVENDRIERFYPGYEDNGPTAEQVFSVAAAADGTIFCAATGWGIACYDKALGRLSALNVPQFNSSEIRAVYYGGQNTLLLHTVQEELVRIRYGLSAAGSMEVREKVGLFPEGGVKSVFDSRTALYLVTADAEIYRYERRDGELAAVGKFPPPGP; encoded by the coding sequence ATGTCGAAAAAGTTGATTTTCCTGTTGCTGGCGGCGGTTTGGGTTGCCATGCCTTCCGCCGTGGCCTCCCTCAAGTACGATACGCTGACCAGCGCGGACGGGTTGTCGAACAGTTCGGTCAACTGCATCTATCAGGATTCGACCCTGATGATGTGGTTCGGGACATGGGACGGCCTGAATGCCTACAACGGTTACGGCTTCAGGACTTACAAGTTCGCGCCGGACAATGCGAATACGATTTCGAACAACGTCATCCGCAACATCGTCGAGGAGGCGAAGGGCATCCTCTGGGTCGCCACCGACTACGGGATCAACCGCATCGACGTGGAAAACGACCGCATCGAACGCTTCTACCCCGGCTACGAGGACAACGGCCCCACGGCCGAGCAGGTATTCTCGGTCGCGGCCGCGGCCGACGGCACAATTTTCTGCGCCGCCACGGGGTGGGGCATCGCCTGCTACGACAAGGCGCTGGGCCGGCTTTCGGCACTCAATGTCCCGCAGTTCAACTCTTCGGAGATACGTGCCGTTTACTACGGCGGACAGAATACCCTGTTGCTGCATACCGTGCAGGAGGAGCTGGTTCGGATTCGTTACGGGCTGTCCGCGGCGGGGAGCATGGAGGTGCGGGAAAAGGTCGGGCTCTTCCCCGAAGGCGGGGTCAAGTCGGTGTTCGACAGCCGGACGGCGCTCTACCTGGTTACGGCCGATGCGGAAATTTACCGCTACGAACGCCGCGACGGGGAGCTGGCGGCGGTGGGCAAATTCCCCCCCCCCGGCCCGTGA
- a CDS encoding discoidin domain-containing protein — MKKYLLIAASLLLSLPLAAAVQKVSLNSDGRVAAWQLRAQDEVPDAKAMLGAGYDASGWVAAVVPGAAFTSFVEAGIEPDPNFGDNAYKVDRSKYDRNFWYRAEFATKDLPAGARRWICFEGVNRGAEVYLNGARLGSLDGFMDRGMFEVTHLLRQDAAPNVLAVLVRVPTNPIANHASPTYISSAGWDWMPYVPGLLGGITDDVYFTTSGDVSLVDPWVRTRVPSREQGVISLTTELKNHSQQEKTGVVRGVIRPGDITFEKRFKIGAGQQRTVGVDPREFPQLTVDDPALWWPNGYGDQNLYTCELTCEVDGEVSDRRTVTFGIREYSYDFVKGVFQLSVNGERIYCKGGNWGMSEYMLRCRGAEYDLKIRLHREMNYNMIRNWIGSTTDDEFYEACDRYGIMVFDDFWLNSHPNLPDDVFAFNRNAVEKIKRLRNHPSIAVWCGDNEGVPLAPLNEWLREDVKAFDGGDRWYQPISREYGFSGSGPWVNAHPIWYFTAHPLGYGDHKLDGWGFRTEIGSAVFTNYESYKKFMPEPERWPASPGMLDKHFFGNSAGNARPTRYFAAVEYNYGKAAGAEDFCRKAQLLNIEVNKAMYEGWQHHLWNDASGILTWMSQSAYPSFVWQTYDYYYDLNGAYWGVRKACEPLHIQWSYADNTVKVVNASGEAYNGLRATAAVYNMDGSEVKRYAQRAALSSLPNTAVKVMTLPFPEDRNLARGKKTVASSSENDDSHAAKSVTDGNTGSSWRSGGPGEQWVMVDLGAPTEFSDIVLTWESEAAKAYEILASDDASTWRTVYTSGKPSTPIDRIRIDPVTARYVKLQGTAPHDDWQLVLFEMELYGPETPAEELSPVHFIRLRLADDAGNLLSENFYWRSNRLGDYRALNDLEPAKLDVRTKAETVDGKRIIRATVTNRGRSVAFAVRLMPVYASTGEQILPVIMDDNYFTLLRGETRKVDIEIDESLLGDDTYKLVARPYND, encoded by the coding sequence ATGAAAAAATATCTGTTGATCGCAGCGTCGCTGTTGCTGAGCCTTCCCCTGGCAGCCGCTGTGCAGAAAGTGTCGCTCAACAGCGACGGCCGGGTTGCCGCGTGGCAGCTCCGGGCACAGGACGAGGTGCCCGATGCGAAGGCCATGCTCGGGGCCGGTTACGATGCGTCCGGCTGGGTCGCCGCGGTCGTCCCGGGGGCGGCCTTCACGTCGTTCGTCGAGGCGGGGATCGAACCCGACCCCAACTTCGGCGACAATGCCTACAAGGTGGACAGGAGCAAGTACGACCGCAATTTTTGGTACAGGGCCGAGTTCGCGACCAAAGACCTGCCCGCCGGTGCGCGCCGCTGGATCTGCTTCGAGGGTGTGAACCGCGGGGCCGAAGTCTATCTCAACGGCGCGCGGCTGGGGTCGCTCGACGGGTTTATGGATCGCGGCATGTTCGAGGTTACGCACCTGCTGCGGCAGGATGCTGCGCCCAACGTGCTGGCCGTGCTGGTGCGCGTGCCGACGAACCCGATCGCCAACCATGCCAGCCCGACCTATATTTCCAGTGCGGGCTGGGACTGGATGCCCTACGTCCCCGGGCTGCTGGGCGGCATCACCGACGACGTGTATTTCACCACGTCGGGCGACGTGTCGCTCGTCGACCCGTGGGTGCGTACCAGGGTGCCTTCGCGCGAGCAGGGCGTCATTTCGCTGACCACCGAACTGAAGAACCACTCGCAGCAGGAGAAAACCGGGGTCGTGAGGGGCGTCATCCGCCCGGGCGACATTACCTTCGAGAAGCGATTTAAAATAGGGGCGGGCCAGCAGCGCACCGTGGGCGTCGACCCCCGCGAGTTCCCGCAGCTGACCGTCGACGACCCGGCCCTGTGGTGGCCCAACGGGTATGGCGACCAAAACCTCTATACGTGCGAGCTGACGTGCGAGGTCGACGGCGAGGTTTCCGACCGCCGGACGGTGACGTTCGGCATCCGGGAGTACTCCTACGATTTCGTGAAGGGCGTGTTCCAGCTCTCGGTCAACGGCGAGCGCATCTACTGCAAGGGCGGTAACTGGGGCATGAGCGAGTATATGCTCCGCTGCCGGGGCGCCGAGTACGACCTCAAAATCCGCCTGCACCGCGAGATGAACTACAACATGATCCGCAACTGGATCGGTTCGACAACCGACGACGAGTTCTACGAGGCGTGCGACCGCTACGGCATCATGGTCTTCGACGATTTCTGGCTCAATTCGCATCCCAACCTGCCGGACGACGTGTTCGCCTTCAACCGCAACGCCGTGGAGAAAATCAAGCGGCTGCGCAACCATCCTTCGATCGCCGTCTGGTGCGGCGACAACGAGGGCGTGCCCCTGGCGCCGCTCAACGAGTGGCTGCGCGAGGATGTCAAGGCCTTCGACGGCGGCGACCGCTGGTACCAGCCCATTTCGCGCGAGTACGGATTCTCGGGCAGCGGCCCCTGGGTGAATGCCCATCCGATCTGGTACTTCACGGCCCACCCGCTGGGCTACGGAGACCACAAGCTCGACGGCTGGGGCTTCCGCACGGAGATCGGTTCGGCCGTGTTCACCAACTACGAGAGCTATAAGAAGTTCATGCCCGAGCCCGAGCGGTGGCCGGCTTCGCCCGGGATGCTGGACAAGCATTTCTTCGGCAACTCGGCGGGCAATGCGCGTCCGACCCGTTATTTCGCGGCCGTGGAGTACAATTACGGCAAGGCCGCGGGCGCGGAGGATTTCTGCCGCAAGGCGCAGCTGCTCAACATCGAGGTCAACAAGGCGATGTACGAGGGGTGGCAGCACCACCTGTGGAACGACGCTTCGGGCATCCTGACCTGGATGAGCCAGTCGGCCTACCCGTCGTTCGTATGGCAGACCTACGATTACTATTACGACCTGAACGGCGCCTACTGGGGCGTGCGCAAGGCCTGCGAGCCGCTGCATATCCAGTGGAGTTACGCCGACAACACGGTCAAGGTGGTCAACGCCAGCGGCGAGGCCTACAACGGCCTGCGTGCCACGGCGGCGGTCTACAATATGGACGGCAGCGAGGTGAAGCGCTACGCGCAGCGGGCCGCCCTGTCGTCGCTGCCCAATACGGCTGTCAAGGTGATGACGCTGCCGTTCCCCGAAGACCGCAACCTCGCACGGGGTAAGAAAACCGTCGCCTCGTCGTCGGAGAATGACGATTCGCATGCCGCCAAGTCCGTCACCGACGGCAATACGGGCTCTTCGTGGCGCTCGGGCGGCCCGGGTGAGCAGTGGGTCATGGTAGACCTGGGCGCGCCCACCGAGTTTTCGGACATCGTCCTGACGTGGGAGAGCGAAGCGGCCAAAGCATACGAGATACTCGCGTCGGACGACGCCTCAACGTGGCGGACGGTCTACACCAGCGGCAAGCCCAGCACGCCCATCGACCGGATACGGATCGACCCCGTGACGGCGCGCTATGTCAAGTTGCAGGGCACGGCGCCCCACGACGACTGGCAGCTGGTGCTCTTCGAAATGGAGCTTTACGGCCCGGAAACCCCGGCCGAAGAACTTTCGCCCGTGCATTTCATCCGCCTGCGGCTGGCCGACGATGCTGGGAACCTGCTCTCGGAGAATTTCTACTGGCGTTCGAACCGCCTGGGCGACTACCGTGCGCTGAACGACCTCGAACCCGCGAAACTGGATGTACGCACGAAAGCCGAAACGGTGGACGGCAAGCGCATCATCCGCGCGACCGTCACGAACCGGGGCCGCAGCGTGGCGTTCGCCGTGCGCCTCATGCCGGTCTACGCCTCGACCGGGGAGCAGATACTGCCGGTCATCATGGACGACAACTACTTCACGCTGCTGCGGGGCGAGACCCGGAAGGTCGACATCGAGATCGACGAGTCGCTGCTCGGGGACGATACCTACAAACTGGTCGCAAGGCCCTATAACGATTGA
- a CDS encoding sialate O-acetylesterase has translation MKRFCALALLLCAAWAPSEAKIKLPAIVGDNMVLQQSCEVKLWGWAAPEAEVSVAPSWCGAVRTQADKKGRWCVTVATPAASFEPRSIALGDGDGEPVVLKNILIGEVWLCSGQSNMEIPVQGGRDCPIEHAQEIIAESAQYPDVRLFSVKIDGGLRPREDVTGAWCEASPGSVKTFSAIGYLFGRNLRRALNVPVGIINSSCGGTWIEAWFPASLQRGFADFDPASVATREGQSGMNTVEILYNGMIYPLHNFAIKGFCWYQGCSNVGRSTCYADKMVAMIDHWRELWGGERKPFYYVEIAPHEDGEQNVNEALVREQQARVMDMTDNVGMVCTNDLVYDYETWNVHPSQKEPIARRLAYWALSRDYGYGDAVKTIGPRFRSMEVLEGGVVRVHFDGSDCGFLVKGEIEGFELAGSDGVFRPAKAVRRRPDPTVLYVSNYDVGSPVYLRYNFKNCSVGCLWDAFGQPVVPFRTDNF, from the coding sequence ATGAAAAGGTTTTGTGCGCTGGCGCTCCTGCTGTGCGCGGCATGGGCGCCGTCCGAAGCGAAAATCAAGCTGCCCGCCATCGTGGGCGACAACATGGTGCTGCAACAGTCCTGCGAAGTGAAGCTCTGGGGCTGGGCGGCGCCCGAGGCCGAAGTCAGCGTCGCCCCCTCGTGGTGCGGCGCCGTACGGACGCAGGCCGACAAGAAAGGACGCTGGTGCGTGACGGTCGCAACCCCGGCCGCCTCGTTCGAGCCGCGCAGCATCGCCCTGGGCGACGGCGACGGCGAACCCGTCGTGCTGAAGAATATCCTCATCGGCGAGGTGTGGCTCTGCTCGGGGCAGTCCAACATGGAGATCCCCGTGCAGGGAGGCCGCGACTGCCCGATCGAACATGCGCAGGAGATCATCGCCGAAAGTGCGCAGTACCCCGACGTGCGGCTCTTCTCGGTGAAAATCGACGGCGGGCTTCGTCCCCGGGAGGATGTGACGGGTGCCTGGTGCGAAGCCTCGCCCGGGAGCGTCAAGACCTTCAGCGCCATCGGCTACCTGTTCGGCCGCAACCTCCGCCGGGCGCTGAACGTCCCCGTGGGGATCATCAACAGCAGTTGCGGCGGCACGTGGATCGAAGCGTGGTTCCCGGCGTCGCTGCAACGCGGGTTCGCCGATTTCGACCCGGCGTCGGTCGCCACGCGCGAGGGGCAGAGCGGCATGAATACGGTCGAAATCCTTTACAACGGGATGATTTACCCGTTGCATAACTTTGCGATCAAGGGGTTCTGCTGGTATCAGGGCTGCTCGAATGTCGGGCGCAGCACCTGTTACGCCGACAAGATGGTGGCGATGATCGACCACTGGCGGGAGTTGTGGGGCGGCGAACGCAAGCCGTTCTACTACGTCGAGATCGCACCCCATGAGGACGGCGAGCAGAACGTGAACGAGGCGCTGGTGCGCGAGCAGCAGGCGCGGGTGATGGACATGACCGACAACGTGGGTATGGTTTGCACCAACGACCTGGTCTACGACTACGAGACGTGGAACGTGCATCCCAGCCAGAAGGAGCCCATCGCGCGGCGTCTGGCCTATTGGGCGCTGAGCCGGGACTACGGCTACGGCGATGCGGTCAAGACCATCGGGCCGCGGTTCAGGTCGATGGAGGTGCTCGAAGGCGGTGTCGTGAGGGTGCATTTCGACGGCAGCGACTGCGGGTTCCTCGTCAAGGGCGAGATCGAGGGCTTCGAACTGGCCGGCAGCGACGGGGTGTTCCGCCCCGCGAAGGCCGTGCGCCGGCGCCCCGACCCCACGGTGCTCTATGTCTCGAACTACGACGTGGGCAGCCCCGTGTACCTGCGCTATAATTTCAAGAATTGCAGCGTCGGCTGCCTGTGGGATGCCTTCGGGCAGCCCGTAGTGCCGTTCCGGACGGATAATTTTTAA